From Rhodospirillales bacterium RIFCSPLOWO2_02_FULL_58_16, one genomic window encodes:
- a CDS encoding radical SAM protein yields the protein MTAMTDHAELILDGTKIAWHMDRVRAWERGERIAPITIDMALTRACNYACEFCYAMLQENTRKVINRKVIFDFLEDCAEIGVKGISLVSDGENTISPVFVDTVKRGAELGLSMAVGTNGFVLTKRRLEEVLPYLTYLRVNISAGERKRYAEIMGVKESWFDRVCQNIRDMVEIKKRDGLPVTIGLQMVLMPQYEDQILPLAMLGKELRPDYLVIKHCSDGEDGNLGVDYGAYGKLYDKLHQAEALSDDGYEVSVKWSKIEAKGKRDYQRCYGAPFIVQLSGSGLVAPCGMLFNERYKKFHIGNICERRFKDIWASDRYWEVMNYLASPRFNAQKMCGSLCLQHKVNEALDAYKKDQIILETPSGPPPEHLN from the coding sequence ATGACGGCGATGACCGACCACGCCGAGCTGATCCTCGACGGCACCAAGATCGCCTGGCACATGGACCGGGTAAGAGCCTGGGAGCGGGGCGAGCGCATCGCTCCGATAACCATCGACATGGCGTTGACCCGCGCCTGCAATTACGCCTGCGAGTTCTGCTACGCGATGTTGCAGGAAAACACCCGCAAGGTTATCAACCGCAAGGTCATCTTCGACTTCCTTGAAGACTGCGCCGAGATCGGGGTCAAGGGGATCAGTCTGGTTTCTGACGGCGAAAACACCATCTCGCCGGTTTTTGTCGATACCGTTAAACGGGGAGCGGAACTGGGCCTGTCGATGGCGGTCGGCACCAACGGCTTTGTGCTGACCAAGCGCCGCCTGGAGGAAGTGCTGCCGTATCTTACCTATTTGCGCGTCAATATTTCCGCCGGCGAGCGCAAGCGTTACGCCGAGATCATGGGGGTCAAGGAAAGCTGGTTCGACCGGGTGTGCCAGAACATCCGCGACATGGTGGAAATCAAGAAACGGGACGGGCTTCCCGTCACCATCGGCCTCCAGATGGTGCTGATGCCCCAGTACGAGGACCAGATTCTTCCCCTGGCCATGCTGGGCAAGGAACTGCGCCCCGACTATCTGGTCATCAAGCACTGCTCGGACGGCGAGGACGGCAATCTGGGCGTCGATTACGGCGCCTACGGCAAGCTGTATGACAAGCTGCATCAGGCCGAGGCGTTGTCCGACGACGGCTATGAGGTCTCGGTGAAATGGTCAAAGATCGAAGCCAAGGGCAAGCGCGACTACCAGCGCTGCTACGGCGCGCCGTTCATCGTCCAGCTTTCCGGCTCCGGTCTGGTGGCGCCGTGCGGCATGTTGTTCAATGAGCGCTACAAGAAGTTCCATATCGGCAATATCTGCGAGCGACGCTTCAAGGATATCTGGGCGTCCGACCGCTACTGGGAAGTGATGAACTACCTGGCCTCGCCCAGATTCAACGCCCAGAAGATGTGCGGCTCCCTGTGCCTTCAGCATAAGGTGAACGAAGCGCTGGACGCCTATAAAAAGGACCAGATTATCCTGGAAACTCCGTCCGGCCCCCCGCCCGAGCATCTGAATTT